One window of the Benincasa hispida cultivar B227 chromosome 3, ASM972705v1, whole genome shotgun sequence genome contains the following:
- the LOC120073686 gene encoding uncharacterized protein LOC120073686, with the protein MPSYVKFLKDILANKRKIKENETVALTYECSALFQNNLPAKMKDPGSFTLPCTIGGNMVENALFDLGASINLMPSSIFKKIDIGEARPTTITLQLVDKSIKLPEGKIEDVFVQVDKFIFPADFVILDYEADREIPIILGRPFLATGRALIDVQKRELTI; encoded by the coding sequence ATGCCAAGCTAtgtgaaattcctcaaggaCATTCTagccaacaagagaaagatcaaagaaaatgaaacagttgcactAACATACGAGTGTAGCGCTTTGTTTCAAAATAATCTCCCTGCTAAAATGAAGgatcctgggagttttacattACCCTGCACCATAGGAGGGAATATGGTCGAGAATGCATTGTTTGATTTGGGGGcgagcataaatttgatgccctcGTCAATCTTTAAGAAGATAGACATCGGCGAAGCTAGACCAACCACGATTACATTACAATTAGTCGATAAATCAATAAAGCTTCCagagggcaagatagaagatgttTTCGTACAGGtagacaagtttatcttccccgCAGATTTTGTTATATTGGACTATGAGGCAGATAGAGAAATCCCTATCATCCTAGGACGCCCATTTCTAGCCACAGGGCGAGCATTGATCGATGTACAGAAGAGAGAATTGACCATCTAG
- the LOC120073687 gene encoding uncharacterized protein LOC120073687, translating to MSKSLKIREVDRFPGQVTCLAHVANANKIVKQKLTGSPLIHHMLLREVKNSGMDSISFFVRGKVVTFSKDEFLLITGLWRSPTRVGRSEKSSHELFTKYFGSRLASDAFHLHLLEKEFKELVFENDDDVVKITLVYYTEVAMMGKTNQKNVMDRTLFDDIEDIDYYNSLDWGTIIWQRTLDSLKTALKENVDLYKEKVRGNKNYVVKYSLRGFPQSF from the exons ATGTCGAAATCTTTGAAAATTCGTGAAGTTGATAGGTTTCCTGGGCAAGTAACTTGTCTGGCCCATGTTGCCAATGCCAACAAGATTGTAAAGCAGAAGCTCACCGGAAG CCCTCTAATCCACCATATGTTATTGAGGGAAGTGAAGAACTCAGGAATGGACTCAATCAGTTTCTTTGTCAGAGGAAAGGTCGTCACATTTTCAAAGGACGAATTTTTGTTGATCACTGGTTTGTGGCGGTCTCCTACGCGAGTTGGACGGAGTGAGAAGTCCTCACACGAACTTTTTACCAAGTACTTTGGTAGTCGGTTGGCCTCAGACGCATTTCACTTGCATTTGCTTGAAAAAGAATTCAAAGAATTggtatttgaaaatgatgatgatgtaGTGAAAATTACCCTAGTATACTACACAgaggttgcaatgatgggtAAAACCAACCAAAAGAATGTTATGGATCGTACTCTATTTGACGATATTGAGGACATAGACTACTACAACTCTCTTGATTGGGGTACAATTATTTGGCAGAGGACACTCGACTCCCTGAAGACCGCACTTAAAGAAAATGTTGATCTATACAAAGAGAAGGTGaggggaaataaaaattatgttgtgAAGTACTCGCTCCGTGGATTTCCCCAATCATTCTAG